One Pseudomonas syringae CC1557 genomic window, GGCGAGCGCGTGGCGGACATCACCCGCGAACCGCTGGAGTATCCCGCCACTCGCGCCCAACGCTTGCAGGCACTGGCGCGTGGTGATGAGGGCTTTCTGCTGGCGCTGGGCTACTCGACCCAGCGCGGCTACGGCCGTAACCACCCGTTCGCCGGGGAGATCCGCATTGGTGAGGTCGAAGTCTGGATCGAGCCGGAAGAGCTGGGCTTTCCGATCCTGATTGGCGACATCGAAATCACCGAGTGCGAGATGGTCAACCAGTTCGTCGGCTCGGCCAGCGAACCGGCGCAATTCACTCGGGGCTACGGCCTGGCGTTTGGCAACGCGGAGCGCAAGGCCATGGGCATGGCGCTGGTGGATCGCTCGTTGCGCGCCGAAGAGTTCAACGAAGAAATCCGCTCGCCGGCTCAGCAGGAAGAGTTTGTGCTGGCGCATTGCGACAACGTTGAAGCCGCAGGCTTCGTCTCGCACCTGAAATTGCCACATTACGTCGACTTCCAGTCCGAACTGGAGCTGATCCGCAAGCTGCGCAAGTCCGCACCGACTCCGGAGGGCGATCAATGAGTACTGCACCCATAAGCACCGCACCGCAAAGGCCCGCCCGGGATGAGGCGTATAACTTCGCTTATCTGGACGAGCAGACCAAACGCATGATTCGCCGCGCGCTGCTCAAGGCGGTAGCGATTCCCGGTTATCAGGTGCCCTTCGGCGGGCGCGAAATGCCGCTGCCTTATGGCTGGGGCACAGGTGGCATGCAACTGACTGCGACAATCCTTGGCGACGATGATGTCCTGAAAGTCATCGATCAGGGCGCTGACGACACTACCAATGCGGTGTCGATCCGGCGTTTTTTCGCTCGTACGGCAGGCGTTGCCACCACCGAGCGCACGCCGGAAGCCACCGTGATCCAGACCCGCCACCGGATTCCGGAAACACCGCTGCACGCGGATCAGATCATGGTCTATCAGGTGCCGATTCCCGAGCCCCTGCGTTTCATCGAGCCCTCGGAAACCGAAACCCGCACCATGCATGCGCTGGATGATTACGGCGTTATGCACGTCAAACTTTACGAAGACATCGCCACCTTTGGCCACATTGCCACCAGTTACGCTTACCCGGTGATGGTCGATGAGCGTTACGTGATGGACCCGTCGCCGATTCCGAAATTCGACAACCCCAAACTGAACATGAACCCGGCGCTGATGCTGTTCGGTGCCGGACGCGAAAAACGCCTGTACGCCGTACCGCCGTTCACGCAGGTGGTCAGTCTGGACTTCGAGGACCATCCGTTCGAAGTGCAGCGCTGGGAGCAGTGCTGCGCCATCTGCGGCAGTCACGACTCCTTCCTCGATGAGCTGATTCTCGATGACGCGGGCACCCAGAGCTTTGTCTGTTCCGATACCGACTACTGCGCCCAGCGCGTCAAACAGCAGGAGATCGCCCGATGATCAGTGCGCTTTCATCAAGTCCCGAGGGCGCGCGTCAGGCCGAACCTGCGCAGCCGCTGCTCAAGGTCCGAGGGCTGACCCGCTTGTTCGGTGTGCAAAAGGGCTGTCAGGACGTGAGTTTCGACCTGTATCCCGGCGAAGTGCTGGGCATTGTCGGCGAATCCGGTTCGGGCAAATCCACCTTGCTGTCGCTGTTGAGCGGCCGTTGCCCGCCGGATCGCGGCACCATCGACTATCGCGGCAAGCACGGCGACTGGCTCGACCTGTACAGCGCCAGCGAGGCGCAGCGGCGCACCTTGTTGCGCACTGAATGGGGCTTTGTCGAGCAGAACCCGCGTGATGGCTTGCGCATGGGCGTGTCGGCCGGGGCCAATATCGGTGAGCGCCTGATGGCTCAGGGCGTGCGCAATTATCAGCAACTGCGCGGTGCAGCGCTGGACTGGCTGACTCAGGTGGAAATCGATCCGCAGCGCATCGACGACCTGCCGCGCACCTTTTCCGGCGGCATGCAGCAACGCCTGCAAATCGCCCGCAACCTGGTCTCCAGCCCGAGACTGGTGTTCATGGACGAACCTACTGGCGGGCTGGATGTGTCGGTGCAGGCGCGCTTGCTCGATCTGTTGCGCGGGCTGGTTCGCGAGCTGGACCTTGCGGTGGTGATCGTGACCCACGACCTGGCGGTGGCGCGGCTGCTGGCAGACCGGCTGATGGTCATGCGCCGCTCGGAAGTGGTGGAAAGCGGCCTCACCGATCAGATCCTCGATGACCCGCAGCATCCTTATTCCCAGTTGCTGGTCTCCTCGGTATTGCAGCCATGAGCCTGACCGTTCATTCAGACACAGCCCTTGCCAACAGCGCTCGTAGTAAAGAGGTGAGCCCGATGACGACGTTGATCGAGGTCCGCGACCTGTCGAAAACCTTCACCCTGCATCAGCACAACGGGGTGGTCCTCAATGTGCTGCGCAGTCTCAATTTCTCGGTGCGCAGTGGCGAATGCCTGGTGCTCAGCGGGCAGTCCGGCGCAGGAAAAAGTACGCTGCTGCGCACCTTGTACGGCAACTACCTGCCCGCCGCCGGAAGTATTCGTGTGCAGCACGAGGGTGAATGGGTCGAGCTGGTCGGCGCCAGCCCGCGCCAGGTGCTGGAAGTGCGGCGCAGAACGCTGGGCTATGTCAGCCAGTTTCTGCGCGTCATTCCGCGTGTATCGAGCCTGGATGTGCTGATGGAGCCTGCGCTGGCACGCGGCTGGTCCCGCGAGCAGTCACTGGAGCGTGCGCAGCTTTTGTTGACGCGCCTGAACATTCCGCAGCGCTTGTGGCCGCTGGCACCCAGCACGTTCTCTGGCGGCGAGCAGCAACGCATCAACATTGCCCGCGCGTTCATGGTGCCCTGGCCGGTACTGCTGCTCGACGAACCGACTGCCTCGCTGGATGACGCCAATCGCCAGGTGGTGCTGGAACTGGTCGATGAAGCCAAGCAGGCCGGCGCCGCATTGATCGGCATCTTTCATGACCGTGACGCCCGCGCGTCGGTCGCCAATCGTCAACTCGACATGACCCCGGTGGACCTCACCGCCAAGGAGTTACTGCAATGCTGAGCGAACAGATTTTCAGTAATGCCCGCGTAGTAACGGCCGAACAGGTCTTCATCGGTACAGTGGTGCTTCGCGATGGTCTGATTGCCGATGTGCAAAGCGGGCGCAGTCAGTTGAGTCAGGCCCATGACCTCGAAGGCGATTACCTGCTGCCAGGGCTGGTCGAACTGCACACCGACAATCTGGAAAAACACCTGTCGCCACGCCCCGGTGTCGACTGGCCATCGACCTCGGCGGTGATCAGCCATGATGCACAGATCGTCGCCGCCGGGATCACCACGGTGTTCGATGCGCTGTCGATTGGCGACATCAATCCCAAAGGCAAGCGCATGCAGCAACTGCCAGCGATGTTGCAGGCGATTGCCGAGGCCAACGCGGCGGGATTGACCCGCGCTGAACACTTGCTGCACTTGCGCTGCGAGGTCAGCCACCCCGACACCCTGAGCGTGTTTCGTGATCTGGTCGACCAGCCGCTGGTGCAACTGGTGTCGGTGATGGACCATGCGCCTGGCCAGCGCCAGTTCGCGCTGGAGTCCAAGTACCGCGAGTACTACATGGGCAAGTACCACATGAACCATGAAGAAATGGATCGCTTCATCGTTGAGCAGGTGGCCAACTCCACTGAATACGCCGACCGTTACCGGCGCGCGATTGTCGGGTTGTGCCTGGCGCGTGGCTTGTCGATTGCCAGTCATGACGACGCAACCATGGCCCACGTCGAGGAATCGGCAGGTTTCGGGATGAACATTGCCGAGTTCCCGACCACGCTGGAAGCCGCTCAGGGCTGTCGGCAATTGGGCATGAGTGTCTTGATGGGCGCGCCGAACATCGTGCGCGGCGGCTCGCACTCCGGTAACGTGGCGGCGGCATCATTGGCCAGGCAAGGGCTTCTGGACATTCTGTCCAGCGACTATTATCCCGCCAGCCTGTTGCAGGCTGCTTTCATGCTGGTCGAGCAGGACAATGAATGCGAGCTGCCGCAGGCAATCAACATGGTCAGTCGCACCCCGGCGCTTGCAGCCGGGCTGGCGGATCGCGGTGAAATTCGTATCGGTCTGCGCGCGGATCTGGTCCAGGCGCGCAGTCATGGCGGCTTGCCGGTGATCGACAAGGTATGGCGACAGGGCAAGAGGGTGTTTTGATGGTTGGCAGGTTGATTTATCTGATCGGGCCGTCTGGTTCAGGCAAGGACAGTGTGCTGGATGCAGCGCGGGAAACCCTGGCACGACGCGATTGCCGGGTGGTGCGACGGGTGATCACCCGTTCTGCAGAAGCGGTGGGCGAGGCGGCACAGGCGGTGACGGTCGAACAGTTCGAGCACATGCGCGAGCGCGGTGCGTTCGCCTTGTGCTGGCAGGCCAACGGTTTGCGCTATGGCATTCCCATCGAGATCGATCAATGGTTGCTGGAAGGTCATGACGTGCTGATCAATGGCTCCCGGGCGCACTTGCAGCAAGCGCAGATGCGTTATCCGAACTTGTCGGCCGTGTTGCTGACCGTCAATCAGGATGTGTTGCGCCGGCGTCTGTTGGCGCGTAATCGCGAAACCCTGCCGGAAATCGAGGCGCGCCTGGAGCGCAATGCACGGTTTGCCGGAGATTTGCTGGCTAACAACCCGCAGGTGTTTTCACTGGATAATTCCGGCGATCTGCAACAGACCGTCGCCGCCCTGATCGGTTTGCTGGACACGCGTCACGCATGCGCCTGACGCTGCTGGGCACCGGTGACGCCCGACAAGTGCCGGTCTACGGTTGTCAGTGCGTGGCTTGCCGGGCCGCACGGGCCAATCAGAACCTGCGCCGTTTGCCGTGCAGCGCGCTGATCGAATGCGCCGACCAGCGCTGGCTGATCGACAGCGGCCTGACCGACCTCACCGAACGTTTTCCGCCGCACAGCCTGAGCGGCATTTTGCAGACGCACTACCACGCCGATCATGCGCAGGGCTTGCTGCATCTGCGTTGGGGGCAGGGGCTGGTGATTCCGGTCCACGGCCCGGCAGATCCGGAAGGCTTGGCAGACCTGTACAAACACCCCGGCATTCTGGATTTCAGCCAGCCGTTCGCCGCCTTCGAAACCCGTGCTCTGGGCGCTTTGCAGGTCACAGCGCTGCCGCTGACGCACTCCAGGCCCACCTTTGGTTATCTGCTTGAAGGTGACGGGCAGCGCATGGCTTACCTGACCGACACCGTCGGCCTGCCTGATGCCACTCGCGAATTCCTGCAACGCCAGCCGCTGGACGTGCTGATCCTCGACTGCTCAATGCCGCCGCAACCTCAGCCACCGCGCAATCACAATGACCTGACGCTGGCGCTGCAAACCATTGACCAGTTGCGACCGGGAAAAGCGGTGCTAACGCACGTCGGTCATACGCTGGATGCCTGGTTGATGGAGCAGCCGAGGTCGTTGCCAGGCAATGTTGTAATTGGGCGGGATGGCGTGGTCGTGATCTGAGAAGCGTCCTCACATCGCGCCAATCTCCGGCGTGGCGGTTTTTGATCCTCCGTAAACCGGTGGATGGGTGACGATATGTGTCAGGTTAACCGCTGAAGCCAGCAGTTTTTGCAGGTCCGGACGCGGGCGAGACAGACGCGGATCAGTCGCCGTCGCGTGTTCAATCGCCTCCGCGCAGGCCAGTAGTTTCGCGTCGCCACGAAAGCCGCCAATAATCTGTAGCCCGAACGGCATGCCTTGCCGGTCGGTGCCGCAGGGCAGGGACAGCGCCGGGTTTGTCGTCAGGGTGATGGTGTAGCACAGCGCCAGCCAGCGATAGTAATTGTCCAGTGGCACGCCGTTGACTTCGCGCAGGTACAACTCGCTCCACGGGAAGGGCGATACCGGCGTGGTGGGCGCGAGGATCAGGTCGTAGTGCTCGAATTGCTTCTGAAAGCCACGAAATATCCGGCTTTGTTCGCCATGCGCCTTGACGCAGTCCTGCAAGGACATCGCCGCACCCATTTCGAAATTGGCACGGGTGTTGGGCCCCAGCGCGTTCGGGTCGCGGTCGTGGGCATCCTGTAATCCTGCAACGAAGGCTTCGGCACGTAACACATCAAAGGTGCGATGGGCGCTGCTCAGGTTCAGGTCGATGGCTTCGCAGGACTTGAACAGCGGGCTCAGGGCGTTGATCTTTTCCCGGAAGACTGCGCGGATATCGGTATCCACTGCGCAGGTACCGAAATCCTCGCTGTAGCCGACCCGTAACTGGCTGAGGTCTACGGTGCGCGGCGCGAACGCGTCCTCGGCGATGGCATAGCTCAACGGATCGGACTGCCCCAGCCCGGCGCTGGCGCGCAGTTGCAGCAGGGTGTCGGCGACGTTGCGGCCCATCGGGCCGACGACGGAAATAGGCGTCCAGCCGAGTTTCTTGCGTTCGCTCGGCACCAGACCCGGAGAAGGGCGCAGGCCAACGATGCCGCACAGCGCCGCAGGAATACGCAACGAGCCGCCAGTGTCGGAGCCACTGCACAACGGCACCATGTCCACGGCCAGTGCGGCGGCCGAGCCACCTGAGGAACCACCGGCATTCAGCTGAGGATTGAACGGGTTGCCGGTCGCGCCCCATACCACGTTGCGGGTGTTGGCCCCCGCGCCCAGTTCCGGAACGTTGGTCTTGCCGACCATGATCGCCCCGGCAGCGCGCAGGCGCGCCACGAACAGGTTGTCCTGTGCAGGGATGTTGTCGCGAAACAGCTGCGAGCCGTAAGTGGTGAGCACCCCGGCGGTTTCTTCCAGGTCCTTGATACCGATCGGCAGGCCGTGCAGCAGACCCAGCGGTTCGCCTTGCAGCACAGCCTGCTCGGCCAACAGCGCTTCATCGCGGGCGCGCTCGAAACAGGTCGCGGCAAACGCATTGATCTTTGGATTCAGGCTTTCGATACGCGCGATGCAAGCGTCCAGCAATTCCACTGGCGAGATCTGCTTGTTGCCGATCAGCGCCCGCAGTTCGGTGGCGGATTTGCCGAGCAGTTCGGATGGATTTTGCATGGGGTATTTCTCCGCGAAATGTACAAATCAAACGGGCTGTCTTGCTGATGCTCGGCGTTGGCGTGCATCCAGTGAAGCTTGCGCTAAAGGTCGGACGCAGAGCGTGAGGAACGAGAAGTGTTCGGGCATGCGCGTTGATTATCGTGCCGATGCTCCGCGTCGGTATGCCGTTCGTGACGCTCTGCGCCACACATCTACATCGCGCGCTTTCCTTCAGGCCGAACGCAGCAAGCGGGCAGTCTCTTCAAACATCCCCCAACGCCAGTATCGTCGCCACCAGCGCCTGGCCTCTGGGCACCAGGGTGTTCAGCTCCAGGTACTCACGCTCGGTATGCACTTTGCCGCCGACCGGGCCGAGGCCACAAAGGGTCGGGATGCCGAGGCTGGCGGTGAAGCCCGAGTCGGCGCAGCCGCCGGTGAATTCGCCCTCCACGTTGAAGCCCAGTTCCTGCGCAAGCCCCTGATAAATACTCAGCAGTTCAGTGCTGTGCCGGGCTTCCATCGGCAGAAAGGTTGTGGCCTCCAGCAGCCGGGCCGATGTGCCGGGCAGTTCCTCTTCGGCGACGATGGCCTGGACCGCAGCGAGAATGTCATCCCAATGCCTGAACTCGACAAAGCGCACATCAAGCTTGGCCGTGGCGCTGGGCGCAACCGTGTTGCTGGAGGTGCCGCCCGAGATCAGCCCGACGTTGGTGGTAATACCCGCTGCATAGTCGGTCAGCGCATGCAGCTTGATCACCTTGTGCGCCAAAGCCTGAATAGCACTCGCGCCATCGGCATGGTTCACCCCTGAATGCGCAGCGCGGCCGCTGACTTCGATGATCAGCGTCGCACCCCCTTTGCGGGCGCTGACCACATTGCCGCTGGCGCGTCCCGGTTCCGGGTTGAGCACCGCGCGCGCCTGTCGGGCGTAGTGTTCAATGTGAGCACGAGCGCTGGCGGAACCGATTTCTTCATCGCCGGTATAAAGAATTTGCACCGGAAACGGCAGCGGGCCCGCGCGTTTCAGAGCCTTGAGGGCAAAGCAGTTGAGCACCAGCCCGCCTTTCATGTCAGCCACGCCGGGGCCGTAGGCCAGTTCGGCATCTTTTGTATAGCCGCGAGTGGAGGTGGTGCCTTTGGGGAACACGGTGTCGCGGTGACCGAGCAGCAGCACCGGCTTGCCGGGTCCGCCGGGCAATTCAGCCAGCAGCACATCGCCAAACCCTTCGACCGGGATACGTTCGACGCTGATCCCGTCGGCCTGTAATTGCGCGGCGAGCAGATCGCCGACCGCATCGACACCGGCCTTGTCGTAGCTGTTGGAGTCTGTATCGACCAGGCTTTGCAACAGCGCTTCCATCGCCTCGTATTGCCCGCTCAGCCAGTCGGTGGCCTGCCGTTGTGCGTCGTTCATTCACTCAACTCCTGTGCCCGATGCTCGCGGGTCAGCCGTACGCCATCCGTTCCCAGGTCCCAGAACAGTCCGGCCATGATTTGCAGGCTCTCTCTGACCACCGGAGCCAGCAAGTGCTCGTCGGGTGCATGTTGCGAGCACGCCGGGTAAGAGTGTGGCACCCAGACCGTCGGCAGGCCCAGCACTTCAGCGAATACATCGTTGGGCAGCGAACCGCCCAGATTAGGCAGCAGCGCCGGTTTCTTTCCGGTAGTCGCGGCTAGCGATTGCAGCGCCCAGCCGACCCACGGGCTGTCCGGTGACAGGCGCGTGGCGTGCATTACGTCCATGCGTGTCTGCCGGACCTCGACCTGAGTGAAACCGTGGGCATCCAGGTGCGCACGCACTGCGGGGATGAATGCGTTGTAATCGCTGTCGACCACAAAACGTATGTGACACAGCGCGTGGGCCTTGCCGGGGATCGCGTGCACCGGTGCGTCCGGGTTGCCGGTCTTGAAAGCAAGAATATCGAGGGTGTTCCAGCCGAAGACTTTTTCACTGAGCGATAAGGTCGGATCGCCCCAATTCGGGTCGATGTCCGGGTCCCCCGGACCGCCGCCGACTTCGATATCCACCAACGCGGCCTTTACTGCCTCGGGAATGGCCGTCGGCATGAGCCCTGCGACTTTCACCCGGCCGTGTTCGTCGACCATGCTGGCGATGGCATTGGCCAGAATGATGCCGGGGTTGGCCAGCAGCCCGCCCCAGTTGCCGGAATGGTGTGCGCCTTCGCGCAGGTTGACCGTCAGCTCGAAGTTGAACACCCCGCGCGAGCCCAGAAACAGGGTAGGGCGCGCGGCTGCCAGGCGTGGGCCGTCCGAGGCGATGAAAACATCCGCCGCGAGTTCTTCGGCGTGCGCCTGGCAGAATGCGCTGAGGCCGGGTGAGCCGTCTTCTTCGCCCATTTCCAGCAGCAGCTTGACGTTGAAACCCAGTTCGCCGTCGCGCGCCTTGAGGGTCTGTTCGAGGGCGGTCAGGTTGATCAGGTGCTGGCCCTTGTTGTCCGCCGTGCCGCGGCCGTACCAGCGATCACCGCGCTCGGTGACCTTCCATGGCGACAGGCCCGATTGCCATTGTGCGTCGTAGCCACGTACCACATCGCCATGGCCATAACTGAGCAGCGTCGGCAGGGCCGGATCTTCGATGCGAGTGGCGATCATCAAGGGCCCGCGCCCGGCAACCGGGTTGTCGTGAACCCTGGCGCTGAAACCAAGCCGCTCGACGTGCGGGGTAATGAACTCGTGCAGGTAGCGATAAAGCTCCGGCAGGCTTGCGGCCTCCTGGCTTTGGGTCGGGTACGCAACGCTGTCGCCGAGCAGGGCGAAAAAGGTGCCGTTGTCGAACTGCTCGGTGGCGTTTTCGATGGCATGTGAACGGCTACTCATGAGGGCATCAGCTCCAGGGTTTTCGAGGTGTCGCGCAGGTGGCAACGGACGGTTCCGCCTTCCATGCGGCCAACCAGCGGATAGTGGTCCTTGCACACCGCCATGCAGCCGGGGCAGCGCGGATGAAAGGCGCAGCCCGAAGGCGGCGACATGGGGTTGGGGAAGGTGCCGTGCAGGCCCAGGTCGGGAATGCCCAGATGCGGATCCGGGGTCAGCACCGAGTCCAGCAGCGCTTGTGTATAGGGGTGGCCGGGTCTGGCAAACAGCGACTCGCGGCTGCGTTCTTCGACGATTCGGCCCAGGTACATCACCGCCACCCGGTCGGCCAGGTGCTCGATGACCGCCAGGTTGTGGCTGATCAGCAGGTAGGTCAGGCCGAACTCCTGTTTGAGGTCCTGCAACAGGTTGAGAATCTGTGCCTGCACCGAAACGTCCAGCGCCGAGGTCGGCTCATCGCAGATCAACACGTCCGGGCGCATCACCAGCGCCCGGGCAATCGCCACACGCTGGCGCTGGCCACCGGAAAGCTGACTCGGGTAGCTGTCGATCACCCGTTTCGGCAGGCCAACCACATCCATCATCGCTTCGACCCGCTGGCGGCGCTCGGCGTGGTTGCCGATGGCATGCACTATCAGCGGCAGGGTGACGATTTCGCGCAGGGTCTTGCGCGGGTTCAGGGAGGAGTAAGGGTCCTGAAAGATCGGCTGGATACGCCGTGCCATTTCCTTGCGGTCGGTGCCGGCCAGGTGCTTGCCGTTGACCAGCACATCGCCGCTGCTGGGCGCGAGCAGGCCGAGCAACATCTTGGCCAGGGTGCTTTTGCCGCAGCCGGACTCGCCGACCAGCCCGAGCGTTTCGCCGCGCATCAGGCGCAGTGACACGCCATCGACCGCTTTCAGGGTGGCATCGGGTTTGAAAAAGCCTCGGCTGATACTGAATTCGCGCCGGATGTCGCACAGCTCCAGGGCGATGTCTTTTTTGCCACTTGTGTTCAGCGCCTGATTCATCATGACGTTATGCCCTCACGTTGCAGCACAGGTTCGGCGCCCGCAGCGGCAAACAGGCAGCGGGTCATGTGGTCGGGGCTGTGAACCGGCGGGACGTTATCGGCGCAGGCCGCCACGGCTTGCGGGCAGCGGTTACGGAAGGCACAGCCGTGTTGCTCGCCGACCAGG contains:
- a CDS encoding carbon-phosphorus lyase complex subunit PhnI codes for the protein MYVAVKGGEQAIDNAHRLLANRRRGDTDIAELDVEQIRQQLPLAVARVMSEGSLYDEQLAALAIKQSAGDLVEAIFLLRAYRTTLARFCASLPIDTSNMQLNRRLSATFKDLPGGQLLGPTFDYTHRLLDFTLLAEGEHPGPDVAPDATLEPCPRVLGLLAKEGLMKPEVDDGERVADITREPLEYPATRAQRLQALARGDEGFLLALGYSTQRGYGRNHPFAGEIRIGEVEVWIEPEELGFPILIGDIEITECEMVNQFVGSASEPAQFTRGYGLAFGNAERKAMGMALVDRSLRAEEFNEEIRSPAQQEEFVLAHCDNVEAAGFVSHLKLPHYVDFQSELELIRKLRKSAPTPEGDQ
- a CDS encoding M20 family metallopeptidase; this translates as MSSRSHAIENATEQFDNGTFFALLGDSVAYPTQSQEAASLPELYRYLHEFITPHVERLGFSARVHDNPVAGRGPLMIATRIEDPALPTLLSYGHGDVVRGYDAQWQSGLSPWKVTERGDRWYGRGTADNKGQHLINLTALEQTLKARDGELGFNVKLLLEMGEEDGSPGLSAFCQAHAEELAADVFIASDGPRLAAARPTLFLGSRGVFNFELTVNLREGAHHSGNWGGLLANPGIILANAIASMVDEHGRVKVAGLMPTAIPEAVKAALVDIEVGGGPGDPDIDPNWGDPTLSLSEKVFGWNTLDILAFKTGNPDAPVHAIPGKAHALCHIRFVVDSDYNAFIPAVRAHLDAHGFTQVEVRQTRMDVMHATRLSPDSPWVGWALQSLAATTGKKPALLPNLGGSLPNDVFAEVLGLPTVWVPHSYPACSQHAPDEHLLAPVVRESLQIMAGLFWDLGTDGVRLTREHRAQELSE
- a CDS encoding amidase, giving the protein MQNPSELLGKSATELRALIGNKQISPVELLDACIARIESLNPKINAFAATCFERARDEALLAEQAVLQGEPLGLLHGLPIGIKDLEETAGVLTTYGSQLFRDNIPAQDNLFVARLRAAGAIMVGKTNVPELGAGANTRNVVWGATGNPFNPQLNAGGSSGGSAAALAVDMVPLCSGSDTGGSLRIPAALCGIVGLRPSPGLVPSERKKLGWTPISVVGPMGRNVADTLLQLRASAGLGQSDPLSYAIAEDAFAPRTVDLSQLRVGYSEDFGTCAVDTDIRAVFREKINALSPLFKSCEAIDLNLSSAHRTFDVLRAEAFVAGLQDAHDRDPNALGPNTRANFEMGAAMSLQDCVKAHGEQSRIFRGFQKQFEHYDLILAPTTPVSPFPWSELYLREVNGVPLDNYYRWLALCYTITLTTNPALSLPCGTDRQGMPFGLQIIGGFRGDAKLLACAEAIEHATATDPRLSRPRPDLQKLLASAVNLTHIVTHPPVYGGSKTATPEIGAM
- a CDS encoding M20 family metallopeptidase, whose translation is MNDAQRQATDWLSGQYEAMEALLQSLVDTDSNSYDKAGVDAVGDLLAAQLQADGISVERIPVEGFGDVLLAELPGGPGKPVLLLGHRDTVFPKGTTSTRGYTKDAELAYGPGVADMKGGLVLNCFALKALKRAGPLPFPVQILYTGDEEIGSASARAHIEHYARQARAVLNPEPGRASGNVVSARKGGATLIIEVSGRAAHSGVNHADGASAIQALAHKVIKLHALTDYAAGITTNVGLISGGTSSNTVAPSATAKLDVRFVEFRHWDDILAAVQAIVAEEELPGTSARLLEATTFLPMEARHSTELLSIYQGLAQELGFNVEGEFTGGCADSGFTASLGIPTLCGLGPVGGKVHTEREYLELNTLVPRGQALVATILALGDV
- the phnK gene encoding phosphonate C-P lyase system protein PhnK; its protein translation is MISALSSSPEGARQAEPAQPLLKVRGLTRLFGVQKGCQDVSFDLYPGEVLGIVGESGSGKSTLLSLLSGRCPPDRGTIDYRGKHGDWLDLYSASEAQRRTLLRTEWGFVEQNPRDGLRMGVSAGANIGERLMAQGVRNYQQLRGAALDWLTQVEIDPQRIDDLPRTFSGGMQQRLQIARNLVSSPRLVFMDEPTGGLDVSVQARLLDLLRGLVRELDLAVVIVTHDLAVARLLADRLMVMRRSEVVESGLTDQILDDPQHPYSQLLVSSVLQP
- a CDS encoding alpha-D-ribose 1-methylphosphonate 5-phosphate C-P-lyase PhnJ, producing the protein MSTAPQRPARDEAYNFAYLDEQTKRMIRRALLKAVAIPGYQVPFGGREMPLPYGWGTGGMQLTATILGDDDVLKVIDQGADDTTNAVSIRRFFARTAGVATTERTPEATVIQTRHRIPETPLHADQIMVYQVPIPEPLRFIEPSETETRTMHALDDYGVMHVKLYEDIATFGHIATSYAYPVMVDERYVMDPSPIPKFDNPKLNMNPALMLFGAGREKRLYAVPPFTQVVSLDFEDHPFEVQRWEQCCAICGSHDSFLDELILDDAGTQSFVCSDTDYCAQRVKQQEIAR
- the phnP gene encoding phosphonate metabolism protein PhnP, producing MRLTLLGTGDARQVPVYGCQCVACRAARANQNLRRLPCSALIECADQRWLIDSGLTDLTERFPPHSLSGILQTHYHADHAQGLLHLRWGQGLVIPVHGPADPEGLADLYKHPGILDFSQPFAAFETRALGALQVTALPLTHSRPTFGYLLEGDGQRMAYLTDTVGLPDATREFLQRQPLDVLILDCSMPPQPQPPRNHNDLTLALQTIDQLRPGKAVLTHVGHTLDAWLMEQPRSLPGNVVIGRDGVVVI
- the phnN gene encoding phosphonate metabolism protein/1,5-bisphosphokinase (PRPP-forming) PhnN, which encodes MVGRLIYLIGPSGSGKDSVLDAARETLARRDCRVVRRVITRSAEAVGEAAQAVTVEQFEHMRERGAFALCWQANGLRYGIPIEIDQWLLEGHDVLINGSRAHLQQAQMRYPNLSAVLLTVNQDVLRRRLLARNRETLPEIEARLERNARFAGDLLANNPQVFSLDNSGDLQQTVAALIGLLDTRHACA
- the phnL gene encoding phosphonate C-P lyase system protein PhnL, encoding MTTLIEVRDLSKTFTLHQHNGVVLNVLRSLNFSVRSGECLVLSGQSGAGKSTLLRTLYGNYLPAAGSIRVQHEGEWVELVGASPRQVLEVRRRTLGYVSQFLRVIPRVSSLDVLMEPALARGWSREQSLERAQLLLTRLNIPQRLWPLAPSTFSGGEQQRINIARAFMVPWPVLLLDEPTASLDDANRQVVLELVDEAKQAGAALIGIFHDRDARASVANRQLDMTPVDLTAKELLQC
- a CDS encoding alpha-D-ribose 1-methylphosphonate 5-triphosphate diphosphatase; the protein is MLSEQIFSNARVVTAEQVFIGTVVLRDGLIADVQSGRSQLSQAHDLEGDYLLPGLVELHTDNLEKHLSPRPGVDWPSTSAVISHDAQIVAAGITTVFDALSIGDINPKGKRMQQLPAMLQAIAEANAAGLTRAEHLLHLRCEVSHPDTLSVFRDLVDQPLVQLVSVMDHAPGQRQFALESKYREYYMGKYHMNHEEMDRFIVEQVANSTEYADRYRRAIVGLCLARGLSIASHDDATMAHVEESAGFGMNIAEFPTTLEAAQGCRQLGMSVLMGAPNIVRGGSHSGNVAAASLARQGLLDILSSDYYPASLLQAAFMLVEQDNECELPQAINMVSRTPALAAGLADRGEIRIGLRADLVQARSHGGLPVIDKVWRQGKRVF
- a CDS encoding ABC transporter ATP-binding protein produces the protein MMNQALNTSGKKDIALELCDIRREFSISRGFFKPDATLKAVDGVSLRLMRGETLGLVGESGCGKSTLAKMLLGLLAPSSGDVLVNGKHLAGTDRKEMARRIQPIFQDPYSSLNPRKTLREIVTLPLIVHAIGNHAERRQRVEAMMDVVGLPKRVIDSYPSQLSGGQRQRVAIARALVMRPDVLICDEPTSALDVSVQAQILNLLQDLKQEFGLTYLLISHNLAVIEHLADRVAVMYLGRIVEERSRESLFARPGHPYTQALLDSVLTPDPHLGIPDLGLHGTFPNPMSPPSGCAFHPRCPGCMAVCKDHYPLVGRMEGGTVRCHLRDTSKTLELMPS